A stretch of Myxococcus hansupus DNA encodes these proteins:
- a CDS encoding cytochrome-c peroxidase: protein MRPPCGVALSLAVLLFAHSGQAQPQDREVVSSPADLPPGVSAVLWKLSVPPHLAPTPERVLLGEKLFNDQRLSVDNTVSCSTCHDPRLGFADAKPVSEGVKGQKVTRNSPTILNALFNASQFWDGRASTLEDQAKLPILNPREMGMPDEAAVVAKVKTIPEYVRDFQKVFNREVNFDDLAVAIAAFERTLYSGNARFDRFITGDAKAFSAAERRGWALFNGKARCNTCHAGNVVSPLFSDQKFHNIGIAAHKTDFPQLAREGLKVVRTGDEKQIDELALETRFSELGRFLVTKQENDVGAFKTPTLRNIAITGPYMHDGSLVTLWDVMDHYNKGGVPNPYLDGGMQRLGLTETEIDDVVAFLFTLTDEQFVKFATQEQARQRGLKSKRPERDTAVAMGKKGNLGDLAPNPDLAVKNPADIGVYGTEAQVKPASTSKP, encoded by the coding sequence ATGCGCCCGCCGTGTGGCGTTGCACTGTCGCTCGCCGTCCTGCTGTTCGCCCATTCCGGGCAGGCTCAACCCCAGGACAGGGAGGTGGTGTCCTCGCCCGCTGACCTGCCACCCGGCGTGTCCGCGGTGCTGTGGAAGCTGTCCGTCCCGCCCCACCTCGCTCCCACGCCTGAGCGCGTGCTCCTGGGCGAGAAGCTCTTCAACGACCAGCGGCTGTCGGTGGACAACACGGTGTCGTGCTCCACCTGTCACGACCCGCGCCTGGGCTTCGCCGACGCCAAGCCGGTGTCCGAGGGCGTGAAGGGGCAGAAGGTGACGCGCAACAGCCCCACCATCCTCAACGCGCTCTTCAATGCCTCCCAGTTCTGGGACGGCCGCGCCTCCACGCTGGAGGACCAGGCGAAGCTGCCCATCCTCAATCCTCGGGAGATGGGCATGCCCGACGAGGCGGCGGTGGTGGCCAAGGTGAAGACCATTCCGGAGTACGTGCGGGACTTCCAGAAGGTCTTCAACCGCGAGGTGAACTTCGACGACCTGGCGGTGGCCATCGCCGCCTTCGAGCGCACGCTCTATTCGGGCAACGCGCGCTTCGACCGCTTCATCACCGGCGACGCGAAGGCGTTTTCCGCCGCGGAGCGCCGGGGCTGGGCGCTCTTCAACGGCAAGGCCCGCTGCAACACCTGCCACGCGGGCAACGTGGTGTCGCCGCTGTTCAGCGACCAGAAGTTCCACAACATCGGCATCGCGGCGCACAAGACGGACTTCCCGCAGCTCGCCCGCGAGGGATTGAAGGTCGTCCGCACCGGCGACGAGAAGCAGATTGACGAGCTGGCGCTGGAGACGCGCTTCTCCGAGCTGGGCCGCTTCCTGGTGACGAAGCAGGAGAACGACGTGGGCGCCTTCAAGACGCCCACCCTGCGCAACATCGCCATCACCGGTCCGTACATGCACGACGGCTCGCTGGTGACGCTGTGGGACGTCATGGACCACTACAACAAGGGCGGCGTCCCCAACCCGTACCTGGACGGCGGCATGCAGCGGCTGGGGCTGACGGAGACGGAAATCGACGACGTGGTGGCCTTCCTGTTCACCCTCACCGACGAGCAGTTCGTGAAGTTCGCCACCCAGGAGCAGGCCCGGCAGCGCGGGCTGAAGAGCAAACGCCCGGAGCGCGATACCGCGGTGGCCATGGGAAAGAAGGGGAACCTGGGTGACCTGGCCCCCAACCCGGACCTGGCGGTGAAGAACCCGGCGGACATCGGTGTGTACGGCACCGAGGCCCAGGTGAAGCCCGCTTCGACGTCCAAGCCCTAG
- a CDS encoding DUF2156 domain-containing protein → MSNRHPRERVLALLRLYGWNATSFQVLQPIYHYWFDPAGDACVAYVDTGGAWVAAGAPIASQERLAAVAEGFHAAARAAGRRVCFFATEARFHEHVPMASLSIGEQPVWDPANWDAVVRGSRSLREQLRRARARGVTVREVPAAELENPRNPVSWAVAQLKRRWLLFRRMAPMGFLVKLHPDDFARERHAFLAEVGGKVVGFLSVVPVYARDGWFLQDLLRTADAPNGTSESLVDAAMRAAADRGRRYVTLGLAPLSGPVRPWLRLARTCGRPLFDFEGLRAFKAKFRPDAWVPLLLSYPTPRGGLLAVYDALRAFAQGSLLRFGVATLLRRPRLLVHALAVLLVPWTVLLALPATARWFPSVQVQWAWVLFDVGLTVGLFSLVRRWRDSLATALGVLTAADACLTFAQAVTYNVPLAQGLLDGAIITLAVLAPAAASGLLFASRDLSLPGR, encoded by the coding sequence GTGTCGAACCGGCATCCGCGCGAGCGGGTGTTGGCGCTCTTGCGCTTGTACGGCTGGAACGCCACGTCGTTCCAGGTGCTCCAGCCCATCTACCATTACTGGTTCGACCCGGCGGGGGACGCGTGCGTGGCGTACGTGGACACCGGCGGCGCCTGGGTGGCCGCCGGGGCGCCCATCGCTTCGCAGGAGCGGCTGGCCGCGGTGGCGGAGGGCTTCCATGCGGCGGCGCGGGCGGCGGGCCGGCGCGTGTGCTTCTTCGCCACGGAGGCGCGCTTCCATGAGCACGTGCCCATGGCGTCGCTGTCCATTGGCGAGCAGCCCGTCTGGGACCCGGCGAACTGGGACGCCGTCGTGCGTGGCAGCCGCAGCCTGCGGGAGCAGCTTCGCCGCGCACGGGCTCGCGGCGTGACGGTGCGCGAGGTCCCCGCCGCGGAGCTGGAGAACCCGCGCAACCCCGTGTCCTGGGCGGTGGCGCAGTTGAAGCGGCGCTGGCTGCTTTTCCGGCGCATGGCCCCCATGGGGTTCCTGGTCAAGCTCCACCCCGACGACTTCGCGCGCGAACGCCATGCCTTCCTGGCGGAGGTGGGCGGCAAGGTGGTGGGCTTCCTCTCGGTGGTGCCCGTGTACGCGCGGGATGGCTGGTTCCTCCAGGACCTGCTCCGGACCGCGGACGCGCCCAACGGCACCTCGGAGTCCCTGGTGGACGCGGCCATGCGGGCCGCGGCGGACAGGGGGCGGCGCTACGTGACGCTGGGCCTGGCGCCGCTGTCCGGGCCCGTGCGGCCGTGGCTGCGGCTGGCGCGGACGTGTGGCCGGCCCCTCTTCGACTTCGAGGGCCTGCGCGCCTTCAAGGCGAAGTTCCGCCCTGATGCCTGGGTGCCCCTCCTGCTGTCCTATCCAACGCCGCGAGGCGGACTGCTGGCGGTGTACGACGCGCTGCGCGCCTTCGCGCAAGGCAGCCTGCTGCGCTTCGGCGTCGCCACCTTGCTGCGCAGGCCCAGGCTGTTGGTGCACGCGCTGGCCGTGTTGCTCGTCCCCTGGACGGTGCTGCTCGCGCTGCCCGCCACCGCGCGGTGGTTCCCCTCCGTGCAGGTGCAGTGGGCGTGGGTGCTGTTCGACGTGGGCCTGACGGTGGGGCTGTTCTCCCTGGTGCGCCGCTGGCGGGACTCCCTGGCCACGGCGCTGGGCGTCCTGACGGCGGCGGATGCCTGCCTGACGTTCGCGCAGGCCGTCACCTACAACGTGCCCCTGGCCCAGGGGCTGCTGGATGGCGCCATCATCACCCTGGCCGTGCTCGCGCCCGCGGCGGCGTCCGGGCTGCTCTTCGCTTCCCGGGACTTGAGCCTGCCTGGGCGCTAG
- a CDS encoding M1 family metallopeptidase, whose protein sequence is MAHPTEDKNFRLSTSIRPRRYAATLTLDLDAKSFSGQQTLELDLSAPSKEIILHAIALELGEVTFRAGNTQHKPASIQPVAASETVVLRFDEALPTGAATLDIAWTGRFTEGLRGLYQAGKVAATQFEAADARRLFPCFDEPAFKARWALTVRVPQGLTVLGNGPVVKDTQEGNLRAVTFQETEVLSSYLIALVVGPLVGTDAQDVQGVPVRTWALPEKAHLTRFGQDVALAVLPKLQDYFGLPYAFTKVDQVGIPDFEAGAMENAGLITYREVALLLDPATAPLSVKKRVAEVVTHELAHQWFGNWVTMVWWDDLWLNEAFATWMAFKIVDQWRPEWRMWLDFDAHRASALHLDALKSTHPIHGEVRNAGEAGESFDAITYEKGGAVLRMIEGFLGEAPFREGIRQYMRKHARANAVKEDLWNALGEAAKQPVEELATAWVGQSGFPLVSVKLDGRSLSLSQRRFYSEPGVTSGEKWPVPVVLRYQDASGVREQRVLLRDAQATVKLEGEGEVKWLTANAASTGFYRVAYDKPGLEKLATNLKALAPSERISLLADQWALVRAGEVSVADMLDLAGRFGDEEDDSVLDELVGRLAYIEGRLVDGEDQVRFRAWVEKLLGPGLKKLGWQAAPNEADRVKLRRAALVRAVGGLARGKEALAEAKPRVARMLQGERDALEPNLLDAAVGMVARAGDAALFDAFLQKLPSEPDPATQRRYLLALTAFEDPALTERARGLLYTDTVKTQDVSSFVAGLLGNRTGREAWWEQMRTQWKDVVARTGGAPMLLRRIVEAMGLLRTRQHLEQMQALLKAQPIPEAQQATAQTLERLSQDVALRERCTPEVSAWLKRQP, encoded by the coding sequence ATGGCGCACCCGACCGAAGACAAGAACTTCCGCCTTTCGACCTCCATCCGTCCCCGCCGTTACGCGGCCACGCTGACCCTGGACCTGGACGCGAAGTCCTTCTCCGGCCAGCAGACGCTCGAGCTGGACCTGTCGGCGCCGTCGAAGGAAATCATCCTGCACGCCATCGCCCTGGAGCTGGGTGAGGTGACGTTCCGCGCGGGCAACACGCAGCACAAGCCCGCGTCCATCCAGCCCGTGGCGGCGAGCGAGACGGTGGTGCTCCGCTTCGACGAGGCGCTGCCCACCGGCGCCGCGACGTTGGACATCGCGTGGACGGGCCGCTTCACGGAGGGCCTGCGCGGCCTGTACCAGGCGGGCAAGGTGGCGGCCACCCAGTTCGAGGCCGCCGACGCGCGCCGCCTCTTCCCCTGCTTCGACGAGCCCGCCTTCAAGGCGCGCTGGGCCCTCACCGTGCGCGTGCCGCAGGGCCTCACCGTGCTGGGCAACGGCCCGGTGGTGAAGGACACGCAGGAGGGCAACCTGCGCGCGGTGACGTTCCAGGAGACGGAGGTGCTCAGCAGCTACCTCATCGCCCTGGTGGTGGGCCCCCTGGTGGGCACCGACGCGCAGGACGTGCAGGGCGTCCCGGTGCGCACGTGGGCGCTGCCGGAGAAGGCGCACCTGACGCGCTTTGGCCAGGACGTGGCGCTGGCGGTGCTCCCCAAGCTCCAGGACTACTTCGGGCTGCCGTATGCCTTCACCAAGGTGGACCAGGTGGGCATCCCCGACTTCGAGGCGGGCGCCATGGAGAACGCCGGCCTCATCACCTACCGCGAGGTGGCGCTGCTGCTGGACCCGGCCACCGCGCCGCTGTCGGTGAAGAAGCGCGTGGCGGAGGTGGTGACGCACGAGCTGGCGCACCAGTGGTTCGGCAACTGGGTCACCATGGTGTGGTGGGACGACCTGTGGCTGAACGAGGCCTTCGCCACATGGATGGCGTTCAAGATTGTGGACCAGTGGCGCCCGGAGTGGCGCATGTGGCTGGACTTCGACGCGCACCGCGCCAGCGCGCTGCACCTGGACGCGCTCAAGTCCACGCACCCCATCCACGGCGAGGTGCGCAACGCGGGCGAGGCCGGTGAGAGCTTCGACGCGATTACGTACGAGAAGGGCGGCGCGGTGCTGCGGATGATTGAGGGCTTCCTCGGCGAGGCCCCCTTCCGCGAGGGCATCCGGCAGTACATGCGCAAGCACGCACGCGCCAACGCGGTGAAGGAAGACTTGTGGAACGCGCTGGGCGAGGCCGCCAAGCAGCCCGTGGAGGAGCTGGCCACCGCGTGGGTGGGCCAGAGCGGCTTCCCGCTCGTCTCCGTGAAGCTGGACGGGCGCTCGCTGTCGCTGTCGCAGCGCCGCTTCTATTCCGAGCCCGGCGTGACGAGCGGCGAGAAGTGGCCGGTGCCCGTCGTACTTCGCTACCAGGACGCCAGCGGCGTGCGAGAGCAGCGCGTGCTGCTGCGCGACGCGCAGGCCACGGTGAAGCTGGAGGGCGAGGGCGAGGTGAAGTGGCTGACGGCCAACGCCGCCTCCACCGGCTTCTACCGGGTGGCCTATGACAAGCCGGGCCTGGAGAAGCTGGCCACGAACCTGAAGGCGCTGGCGCCCTCCGAGCGCATCTCCCTGCTGGCGGACCAGTGGGCGCTGGTGCGCGCGGGAGAGGTGTCGGTGGCGGACATGCTGGACCTGGCCGGCCGCTTCGGCGACGAGGAGGACGACTCCGTCCTGGACGAGCTGGTGGGACGGCTCGCGTACATCGAAGGCCGGCTGGTGGACGGCGAAGACCAGGTGCGCTTCCGCGCCTGGGTCGAGAAGCTGCTGGGCCCCGGCCTGAAGAAGCTGGGCTGGCAGGCGGCGCCGAACGAAGCGGACCGGGTGAAGCTGCGGCGCGCGGCGCTGGTGCGCGCGGTGGGTGGACTGGCGCGCGGGAAGGAAGCGCTCGCCGAGGCGAAGCCCCGCGTGGCGCGCATGCTCCAGGGCGAGCGCGACGCGCTGGAGCCCAACCTGCTGGACGCCGCGGTGGGCATGGTGGCGCGCGCGGGCGACGCGGCGCTCTTCGACGCCTTCCTCCAGAAGCTCCCGTCGGAGCCCGACCCGGCCACGCAGCGGCGTTACCTGCTGGCCCTCACCGCCTTCGAGGACCCGGCGCTCACCGAGCGCGCGCGCGGCCTGCTCTACACGGACACCGTGAAGACGCAGGACGTGTCCAGCTTCGTGGCGGGGCTGCTGGGCAACCGCACCGGCCGCGAGGCGTGGTGGGAGCAGATGCGCACGCAGTGGAAGGACGTGGTGGCCCGCACCGGCGGCGCCCCCATGCTGCTGCGCCGCATCGTCGAGGCCATGGGCCTGCTGCGCACGCGCCAGCACCTGGAGCAGATGCAGGCCCTGCTCAAGGCCCAGCCCATCCCCGAGGCCCAGCAGGCCACGGCCCAGACGCTGGAGCGGCTGTCCCAGGACGTGGCGCTGCGTGAGCGCTGCACCCCCGAGGTCTCCGCGTGGCTGAAGCGTCAGCCGTGA
- a CDS encoding metallophosphoesterase family protein has product MGNKFRSIETKHYAERDAFFDDLKKLDRRAFLRVAGISAGIAAGMGLRTPHSFQLVNVAEAQGTKPRFSFAYISDTHLYEKKLNDRFVRAILKAVDDVNGLDPQPDFVLFGGDLAQLGKPGELKLGAEILKSVKAPIRMMTGEHDWFLDMGELWTDLFGPPNYSFDHKGVHFVVLNSILEKDFWTERGLSPEERMQIVAGLDNGIQSRFEVGAPQREWLRQDLAKVNKATPIIVFSHSPLYKYYRPWNFWTDDADEVQALFKPFQTVTVIHGHTHQLLSNRIGNMSFHGMLSTAWPWPYAPEGLPQLTVQMNRSDPFSQFDGCGDGRMDVLESGMVDKLYNLWERNPISVRASYLASGGKRTCRPGPSCRATEREGHHDLPDEAACGNGCRAVVRGGVALATGPCRRPRGAPRRPR; this is encoded by the coding sequence ATGGGGAACAAGTTCCGCAGCATCGAGACGAAGCACTACGCAGAGCGCGACGCCTTCTTCGATGACTTGAAGAAGCTGGACCGCCGGGCCTTCCTCCGCGTGGCGGGCATCTCCGCCGGCATCGCCGCGGGCATGGGCTTGCGCACGCCGCACAGCTTCCAGTTGGTCAACGTGGCGGAGGCGCAGGGGACGAAGCCGCGCTTCTCCTTCGCGTACATCTCCGACACGCACCTGTACGAGAAGAAGCTCAACGACCGCTTCGTGCGCGCCATCCTCAAGGCCGTGGATGACGTGAATGGCCTGGACCCGCAGCCGGACTTCGTCCTCTTCGGCGGAGACCTGGCGCAGTTGGGCAAGCCGGGCGAGCTGAAGCTGGGCGCGGAGATTCTGAAGAGCGTGAAGGCGCCCATCCGGATGATGACGGGCGAGCACGACTGGTTCCTCGACATGGGCGAGCTGTGGACGGACCTGTTCGGCCCGCCGAACTATTCGTTCGACCACAAGGGCGTCCACTTCGTGGTCCTCAACTCCATCCTGGAGAAGGACTTCTGGACGGAGCGGGGCCTGTCGCCCGAGGAGCGGATGCAGATTGTCGCGGGCCTGGACAACGGCATCCAGTCCCGCTTCGAGGTCGGCGCGCCGCAGCGCGAATGGCTGCGTCAGGACCTGGCGAAGGTGAACAAGGCGACGCCCATCATCGTCTTCAGCCACTCTCCGCTCTACAAGTACTACCGGCCCTGGAACTTCTGGACGGACGACGCGGACGAGGTGCAGGCCCTCTTCAAGCCGTTCCAGACAGTGACGGTCATCCACGGGCACACGCACCAGCTCCTCAGCAACCGCATTGGCAACATGAGCTTCCACGGCATGTTGTCCACCGCGTGGCCCTGGCCCTACGCGCCCGAGGGCCTGCCTCAGTTGACGGTGCAGATGAACCGCTCGGACCCCTTCAGCCAGTTCGACGGCTGCGGTGACGGGCGGATGGACGTGTTGGAGTCGGGGATGGTGGACAAGCTGTACAACCTCTGGGAGCGCAACCCCATCTCCGTGCGCGCGAGCTACCTCGCGTCGGGTGGGAAGCGGACGTGCCGCCCCGGACCAAGCTGCCGAGCTACTGAGCGCGAGGGACACCATGACCTTCCGGATGAAGCTGCTTGTGGGAACGGGTGCCGTGCTGTCGTTCGCGGGGGCGTGGCGCTGGCCACCGGCCCGTGTCGCCGCCCGCGCGGGGCACCCAGGCGCCCGAGGTGA
- a CDS encoding c-type cytochrome — MSPPARGTQAPEVKKHELPVSKDGNLVVGLCDGETSMEVKGVKAGESLTRAQAQHVSGALMEEWLRKNPNAHWDAVPLVAQAPAPGSTTPRTQQPRTPAPSKGTVREGGVTPESGGAEVKKQQAVPIQDGHTYGAFSDRDEAIWAASTEQFVDEGHRVFHDAQAIGGTVGISCDMCHPDASNTHPETYPKYQVQLGRVALLRDMINWCIENPVRGRPLADGDPRMRAMEAYIYAKRKGVKLEYGKK, encoded by the coding sequence GTGTCGCCGCCCGCGCGGGGCACCCAGGCGCCCGAGGTGAAGAAGCACGAGCTACCGGTGTCGAAGGACGGCAACCTCGTGGTGGGGCTGTGCGACGGCGAGACGTCCATGGAGGTGAAGGGCGTCAAGGCTGGCGAGTCACTGACGCGCGCCCAGGCCCAGCACGTGTCGGGCGCGCTGATGGAGGAGTGGCTGCGCAAGAATCCCAACGCCCACTGGGACGCGGTGCCCCTGGTGGCGCAGGCGCCCGCGCCGGGCTCCACCACGCCGCGCACCCAGCAGCCGCGCACGCCCGCGCCATCCAAGGGCACGGTGCGTGAGGGCGGCGTGACGCCGGAGAGCGGCGGCGCGGAGGTGAAGAAGCAGCAGGCGGTGCCCATCCAGGACGGCCACACCTACGGCGCGTTCTCCGACCGGGACGAGGCCATCTGGGCCGCCTCCACCGAGCAGTTCGTGGATGAGGGCCACCGCGTGTTCCATGACGCGCAGGCCATTGGCGGCACGGTGGGAATCTCCTGTGACATGTGTCACCCGGACGCGTCCAACACCCACCCGGAGACGTATCCGAAGTACCAGGTGCAGCTCGGCCGCGTGGCGCTGCTGCGCGACATGATCAACTGGTGCATCGAGAACCCGGTGCGCGGCAGGCCGCTCGCGGATGGCGACCCGCGCATGCGCGCGATGGAGGCGTACATCTACGCCAAGCGCAAGGGCGTGAAGCTGGAGTACGGGAAGAAGTAG